Proteins co-encoded in one Ensifer sp. PDNC004 genomic window:
- a CDS encoding sugar ABC transporter substrate-binding protein, producing the protein MKFSLYASIVALTVATALPTLAMAADKPVVGLVMKSLANDFFKNMLEGAEAHAKKRGDYELKAIGMQNETDFESQLNGVENFITQGVDAIVIAPADSRAMVAPLKKAMDAGIVVINFDVSLDEQAKKDAGVDLAFVGPDNRGGAKMVGDALAKDLGAGGKVVILEGNPGADNAAQRKLGFEDAIAAGKLDLLDSRTAHWETEEANSVFSTMLTAHPDIQGVLAANDSMAIGVVKALDAAGRNDIKVVGFDNVPAVAPMLKDGKLLATVDQFGSQMAANAIDKALEVVAGGPKLEGWVKTDIELVTKDNVK; encoded by the coding sequence ATGAAATTTTCCCTGTACGCATCTATCGTCGCACTTACCGTTGCCACCGCATTGCCGACGCTTGCCATGGCGGCCGATAAACCCGTCGTCGGCCTCGTCATGAAGTCGCTGGCCAACGACTTCTTCAAGAACATGCTGGAAGGCGCCGAGGCGCATGCCAAGAAGCGTGGCGACTACGAACTCAAAGCCATCGGCATGCAGAACGAGACCGATTTCGAGAGCCAGTTGAACGGTGTCGAGAACTTCATCACGCAAGGCGTGGACGCGATCGTGATTGCGCCGGCCGACTCCCGCGCCATGGTCGCGCCGCTGAAGAAGGCGATGGATGCGGGCATTGTCGTCATCAATTTCGACGTTTCGCTCGACGAGCAGGCAAAGAAGGACGCCGGCGTCGATCTGGCCTTCGTTGGCCCTGACAACCGCGGTGGCGCCAAGATGGTCGGTGATGCGCTCGCCAAGGATCTCGGCGCCGGCGGCAAGGTCGTGATCCTCGAGGGCAATCCGGGCGCGGACAATGCGGCACAGCGCAAGCTCGGCTTCGAGGATGCGATCGCGGCCGGCAAGCTCGATCTTCTCGATTCCCGCACGGCGCATTGGGAAACGGAAGAGGCCAATTCCGTCTTCTCGACCATGCTGACGGCGCATCCCGATATCCAGGGTGTGCTCGCCGCCAACGATTCCATGGCGATCGGTGTTGTCAAGGCGCTGGACGCGGCAGGCCGCAACGACATCAAGGTCGTCGGCTTCGACAATGTGCCGGCGGTCGCGCCCATGCTGAAGGACGGCAAGCTTTTGGCAACGGTCGACCAGTTCGGTTCGCAGATGGCGGCGAACGCCATCGACAAGGCGCTCGAAGTCGTGGCCGGCGGTCCCAAGCTCGAAGGCTGGGTGAAGACCGACATCGAGCTCGTGACCAAGGACAACGTGAAATAA
- a CDS encoding sugar ABC transporter ATP-binding protein: MMNTQTVKAEAAGVWMPPVLELHDVKKAFGGTKALNGVSLSIQPGEVHGLIGENGAGKSTLIKVLCGIVRPDEGAINLAGRPYAPATPREAKANGLQVVHQEFNLLPHLSVAENIFIEHLPRNAFGVVRRQEMHAGARAALDAIGLSDIDVRWPVSRLGIAHRQLVEVARALMTESRILILDEPTATLTSRETERLFNIVSDLRSRGVSIVFVSHHLDEVFRICDRVTVLRNGETVFSRSIAETNQDELVRAMVGRKLQQQMASEVVSFARPAQALSLNRFRPLQSPHAEGISLELHRGEILGIAGLVGSGRTELLRAIAAAQLPLSGELFLEGNRAAFRSPREAINAGIGFVTEDRKEEGLILNMPISANVTLASLSDVSRAGILDRGAEIEVTERLGAELKLKYGGPGKNAATLSGGNQQKVVLAKWLARNPKVLLLDEPTRGVDVGAKAEIYALIRQFAERGLALLIVSSELPELMTLSDRILVMSQHRVVGELSRPEFSEERILQFAYQGEQQQVRQ; this comes from the coding sequence ATGATGAACACGCAAACCGTGAAGGCGGAAGCGGCCGGCGTTTGGATGCCGCCGGTTCTGGAACTGCACGATGTTAAAAAGGCCTTCGGTGGCACCAAGGCACTGAACGGCGTCAGCCTCTCCATTCAGCCGGGCGAGGTGCACGGTCTCATCGGCGAGAACGGTGCCGGCAAATCGACTTTGATCAAGGTTCTCTGCGGTATCGTCCGTCCGGACGAGGGCGCAATCAATCTCGCGGGCCGGCCTTACGCGCCGGCAACACCCCGCGAAGCCAAGGCCAACGGCCTCCAGGTGGTGCACCAGGAATTCAACCTTCTGCCCCATCTGTCGGTGGCGGAAAACATCTTCATCGAGCATCTGCCGCGCAACGCCTTCGGCGTCGTCAGACGGCAGGAGATGCATGCCGGCGCACGAGCCGCACTCGACGCCATTGGCCTCAGCGACATAGACGTGCGTTGGCCGGTCTCGCGCCTCGGCATCGCCCACCGACAGTTGGTCGAGGTGGCGCGCGCGCTGATGACGGAAAGCCGTATCCTCATACTCGACGAACCGACGGCGACGCTGACGTCGCGCGAAACCGAGCGGCTGTTCAATATCGTCAGCGACCTTCGCAGTCGCGGCGTCTCGATCGTCTTCGTCTCGCATCATCTCGACGAGGTCTTCCGCATCTGCGACCGGGTGACGGTGTTGCGCAACGGTGAGACAGTGTTCTCGCGGTCGATCGCCGAGACCAATCAGGACGAACTGGTGCGCGCCATGGTGGGCCGCAAGCTGCAGCAGCAGATGGCGAGCGAAGTGGTCTCGTTTGCTCGGCCGGCACAAGCGTTGTCGCTTAACCGGTTTCGGCCGCTGCAATCGCCGCACGCCGAGGGCATTTCACTTGAACTGCACAGGGGCGAAATCCTGGGGATCGCCGGGCTTGTCGGCTCCGGTCGCACCGAGCTACTGCGGGCGATCGCGGCCGCTCAACTGCCGCTCTCCGGCGAGCTCTTCCTTGAGGGGAACCGCGCCGCCTTCCGCTCGCCGCGCGAGGCGATCAATGCCGGTATCGGCTTCGTGACCGAGGACCGAAAGGAGGAAGGTCTGATCCTCAACATGCCGATTTCGGCCAATGTCACGCTCGCGTCCCTCTCGGACGTCTCGCGTGCTGGCATTCTCGACAGGGGGGCGGAAATCGAAGTGACGGAACGGCTCGGCGCCGAGCTCAAGCTGAAATATGGCGGCCCCGGCAAGAATGCTGCGACGCTCTCGGGCGGCAACCAGCAGAAGGTGGTGCTCGCCAAATGGCTGGCACGCAACCCGAAGGTCCTGTTGCTCGACGAGCCGACACGCGGCGTCGACGTCGGCGCCAAGGCGGAGATTTATGCCCTGATCCGCCAGTTCGCCGAACGCGGCTTGGCGTTGTTGATCGTCTCGTCCGAGCTGCCGGAACTGATGACCCTCTCGGACCGCATCCTCGTGATGTCGCAGCACCGTGTCGTCGGCGAGCTGTCGCGGCCGGAATTCTCCGAAGAACGTATCCTGCAATTTGCCTACCAGGGCGAGCAGCAACAGGTGAGGCAGTAA
- a CDS encoding ABC transporter permease — translation MQALEKTQSGETIDTRRLSGWSPKVLLRDAGIGLALLLLLVFFSVSTEHFLTANNVSNILTQITINLILAVGMTFVILIGGIDLSVGSMLAFCAVVGGTVLTIPDLSVFQAVALATLAAVGTGVVCGFLNGWISAFWGLPSFIVTLGMLNIARGAALQVTDARTIYSFPPSFNAFGSQMIFGIPVVFLIALLLVAIAWFVLSKTVFGRLLYGIGNNEEAVRLAGHSLMFYKVAAFTIAGALVGIAAMVYMARLNIASPIIGIGFELNAIAAVIIGGTSLNGGRGTVIGTLLGACITGVLANGLILFGLSDFMRQMITGVVIILAVIIDKYRERLTGI, via the coding sequence ATGCAAGCACTCGAAAAGACACAATCCGGCGAAACCATCGACACGCGCCGGCTTTCGGGCTGGTCGCCGAAGGTGCTCCTGCGCGACGCCGGCATCGGCTTGGCGCTCCTGCTTCTGCTCGTCTTCTTCTCGGTCTCGACCGAGCATTTCCTGACGGCCAACAACGTCTCCAACATCCTGACGCAGATCACCATCAACCTGATCCTCGCCGTCGGCATGACATTCGTCATCCTGATCGGCGGCATTGATCTCTCCGTCGGCTCGATGCTCGCCTTCTGCGCCGTCGTCGGCGGCACGGTGCTGACGATCCCCGATCTCTCGGTGTTTCAGGCGGTCGCGCTGGCAACGCTCGCCGCTGTCGGCACCGGCGTCGTCTGTGGTTTCCTCAATGGCTGGATCAGCGCCTTCTGGGGGCTGCCTTCCTTCATCGTCACGCTCGGCATGCTCAATATCGCCCGCGGTGCAGCACTTCAGGTGACGGATGCGCGCACGATCTATTCGTTTCCGCCGAGCTTCAACGCCTTCGGCTCGCAGATGATCTTCGGCATCCCCGTCGTCTTCCTGATCGCGCTGCTGCTCGTCGCGATCGCCTGGTTCGTGCTGTCGAAGACGGTGTTCGGCCGGCTGCTCTATGGCATCGGCAACAACGAAGAGGCGGTGCGTCTCGCCGGCCATTCGCTGATGTTCTACAAGGTGGCGGCCTTCACGATTGCCGGCGCGCTCGTCGGCATTGCGGCCATGGTCTACATGGCCCGCCTCAACATCGCGAGCCCGATCATCGGCATCGGCTTCGAGCTGAACGCGATCGCCGCCGTCATCATCGGCGGCACCAGCCTCAACGGCGGCCGTGGTACTGTGATCGGCACGCTGCTAGGCGCCTGCATCACCGGGGTGCTTGCCAACGGCCTCATCCTGTTCGGGCTCAGCGACTTCATGCGCCAGATGATAACAGGCGTCGTCATCATCCTTGCTGTCATCATCGACAAGTATCGCGAGCGGCTGACCGGCATCTAG